A window from Enterocloster bolteae encodes these proteins:
- a CDS encoding polysaccharide deacetylase family protein, translated as MSYEIDGRTNGPAITWPGRARIAVMVTFDFDAEYLRMSRAASKGTTIGFTDYSRGQYGPREGLKRCLDMLDTHDIKSTFFVPGIVAEKYTAQVESIHARGHEIACHGYMHESVRGISAEEETEILEKSEAILKRITGRRPVGHRGPESIIHPFTPELLAQRGYLYSSSMKDCDWAYLWEKDGQVLPLVELPCDITMDDFTYFYFTFSDPAVRSMYTNREVFGNWKDEFDGLVEEGNKIFILKLHPQMIGRASRIAALGNFIAYMKRHGAWITTCEEAARYVLAQAEANQENPEKGGAAL; from the coding sequence ATGTCATATGAAATAGACGGCAGGACAAACGGACCTGCCATAACCTGGCCCGGACGCGCCAGGATTGCTGTCATGGTCACATTTGATTTTGACGCAGAATACCTGCGCATGTCCAGGGCTGCCTCCAAAGGTACCACCATCGGATTCACGGATTATTCCCGGGGCCAGTACGGTCCCCGAGAAGGTCTGAAACGGTGTCTGGATATGCTGGACACCCATGATATTAAATCCACCTTCTTTGTGCCGGGAATCGTTGCGGAAAAATACACTGCCCAGGTGGAATCCATCCATGCCAGAGGCCATGAAATCGCCTGTCACGGGTATATGCATGAATCCGTCCGCGGCATATCCGCGGAAGAAGAAACTGAAATACTGGAAAAAAGCGAGGCTATACTAAAACGCATCACGGGACGGCGTCCCGTGGGACACAGGGGGCCTGAGAGCATCATCCATCCATTTACCCCTGAGCTGCTGGCACAGCGCGGTTACCTGTACAGTTCCTCCATGAAAGACTGCGACTGGGCATATCTATGGGAAAAGGACGGGCAGGTCCTTCCGCTGGTGGAGCTGCCGTGTGATATTACCATGGATGACTTTACCTATTTTTATTTCACCTTCAGCGACCCTGCTGTGCGCTCCATGTATACCAACCGGGAAGTATTCGGAAACTGGAAGGATGAGTTCGACGGCCTTGTGGAAGAGGGAAATAAAATCTTTATCCTGAAGCTTCATCCCCAGATGATAGGACGCGCCAGCCGGATTGCCGCCCTGGGAAACTTCATTGCCTATATGAAGCGCCACGGCGCCTGGATTACCACCTGCGAGGAAGCGGCGCGGTATGTACTGGCACAGGCAGAAGCCAATCAGGAGAATCCTGAAAAAGGAGGTGCAGCCCTATGA
- the lpdA gene encoding dihydrolipoyl dehydrogenase, whose translation MADKFDLVVIGAGPGGYEAAIEGVQKGMKVALVENRELGGTCLNRGCIPTKTIIHTAELYHELQSGPSIGLTVREPAVDMEMVQKRKDEVLEQLRKGIASLMKTNKISVYYGTGTILDREHVKVAAAEDTSEGKSEGKPEGKSEEQPGGQKQDQVVLETSHILIATGSVPACPPIPGSSLPGVVTSDGLLDKKDMFEHLIIIGGGVIGMEFASVYSSLGHGVTVIEALDRILPTMDKEIAQNLKMIMKKRNVDIHTGAKVEEILQTEDGKGLICRYTEKDKPCEARADGILIATGRRAYTGGLITDESSREVKDMAMERGRIITDEKYETSVPGIYAIGDVTGGIQLAHAATAQGRNAVAHMAGEDMVIRTDIIPSCVYTNPEIGCVGISADEAKARGMEAVTKKYIMSANGKSILSQQERGFIKVVADSGSHRILGAQMMCARATDMISQFAVAMANGLTLEDMAKVIFPHPTFSEGILEAVR comes from the coding sequence ATGGCTGACAAATTTGATTTGGTGGTGATTGGCGCGGGGCCGGGCGGATATGAGGCCGCCATTGAAGGGGTTCAAAAGGGAATGAAGGTCGCTCTGGTGGAAAACCGTGAGCTGGGAGGCACCTGCCTGAACCGGGGATGCATTCCCACCAAAACAATCATCCACACAGCAGAGCTGTACCATGAATTACAGTCAGGGCCATCCATCGGCCTGACGGTCCGGGAACCCGCGGTTGACATGGAGATGGTCCAGAAACGAAAGGATGAAGTGCTGGAACAGCTGAGAAAGGGCATTGCCTCCCTTATGAAAACCAACAAGATTTCAGTTTATTACGGTACGGGAACCATACTGGACAGGGAGCATGTAAAGGTGGCGGCGGCTGAGGATACATCAGAGGGAAAATCGGAAGGCAAACCGGAGGGGAAATCAGAGGAACAACCGGGCGGACAGAAACAGGACCAGGTGGTTCTGGAAACCAGCCATATTCTCATTGCCACTGGTTCCGTTCCCGCGTGCCCGCCCATACCAGGCTCATCCCTGCCGGGAGTGGTCACCAGTGACGGTCTGCTGGACAAAAAGGATATGTTTGAACATCTGATTATTATAGGCGGCGGAGTAATCGGTATGGAATTTGCGTCTGTATACAGTTCCCTGGGCCATGGTGTGACTGTTATTGAGGCCCTGGACCGTATTCTGCCCACCATGGATAAGGAAATTGCCCAGAACCTGAAAATGATTATGAAGAAAAGAAATGTGGATATCCATACGGGGGCAAAGGTGGAGGAGATCCTTCAGACAGAGGATGGAAAAGGACTTATATGCCGATATACGGAAAAGGACAAACCCTGCGAGGCCAGGGCGGACGGCATCCTTATCGCTACGGGCCGCAGGGCTTATACAGGCGGTCTTATAACCGATGAAAGCAGCCGGGAAGTGAAGGATATGGCCATGGAACGCGGGCGTATTATCACGGATGAAAAATATGAAACCAGCGTACCGGGCATATATGCCATTGGCGATGTGACGGGCGGCATTCAGCTGGCCCATGCAGCCACTGCCCAGGGCAGAAACGCAGTGGCGCATATGGCAGGAGAGGATATGGTGATCCGCACGGATATCATTCCGTCCTGTGTGTATACCAATCCGGAAATCGGCTGCGTGGGAATCAGCGCAGATGAGGCCAAGGCCCGGGGAATGGAAGCAGTGACAAAGAAGTATATCATGTCTGCCAACGGCAAGTCTATTCTGTCCCAGCAGGAGAGGGGATTTATAAAGGTGGTGGCGGACAGCGGTTCACACCGCATCCTGGGCGCCCAGATGATGTGTGCCAGGGCCACGGATATGATCAGCCAGTTTGCGGTGGCTATGGCCAACGGGCTGACGCTGGAGGATATGGCTAAGGTTATATTCCCTCACCCCACATTCAGTGAGGGGATACTGGAAGCTGTGAGGTAA
- a CDS encoding TRAP transporter large permease codes for MSIGLTTVILFAVFGILLFLSCPISVSIVIASIVTAVSSLSWDQITFITMQKMNSGVESFSLLAIPLFILAGNIMNNGGIARRLVNFAKLFVGWIPGSLAQANIVGNMLFGALSGSSVAAASAMGGCIYPIQKDEGYDPAFATAVNIASAPTGLLIPPTSAFIVYSTVAGGVSISTLFMAGYIPGILMGVGSMVVAFIYAKKHKYPVSGRTPMKEAVKVTLEAIPSLLLIIIVIGGIVGGIFTATEGAGICVLYCLILSICYKSLTVKSFMKILVSSSCTSGIILFLISASSAMSFVMAYSGIPAAISEGIMSISTNKYVILLLMNIILMVVGMFMDITPAILIFTPIFLPIAQSLGMTDIQFGVMLIFNMCLGNITPPVGSVLFVGCGISKISIEQVTRTLLPYFAVLFLLLMAVTYIPALSLGIPGLMGLI; via the coding sequence ATGAGTATCGGACTTACAACAGTCATTCTGTTTGCGGTATTTGGCATCCTGCTGTTCCTCAGCTGCCCAATCTCCGTCAGCATCGTAATCGCATCCATCGTAACTGCCGTCTCCAGCCTGTCCTGGGACCAGATTACCTTCATCACCATGCAGAAGATGAACAGCGGCGTGGAGAGCTTCTCCCTGCTTGCCATCCCTCTCTTTATCCTGGCCGGCAACATCATGAATAACGGCGGAATCGCCAGACGCCTTGTCAACTTTGCCAAGCTGTTTGTGGGCTGGATTCCAGGTTCCCTGGCCCAGGCCAACATTGTGGGCAACATGCTCTTTGGCGCGCTGTCCGGTTCATCCGTGGCAGCTGCATCCGCCATGGGCGGCTGTATCTATCCCATCCAGAAAGACGAGGGCTACGACCCTGCCTTTGCCACAGCCGTCAACATTGCCTCGGCTCCCACCGGACTCCTGATCCCCCCTACCAGCGCATTCATCGTGTACTCCACGGTAGCAGGCGGCGTGTCCATATCCACTCTGTTCATGGCCGGATACATTCCCGGCATACTGATGGGCGTTGGCTCCATGGTGGTGGCTTTCATTTACGCCAAAAAGCATAAATATCCGGTATCCGGCCGCACCCCCATGAAGGAAGCCGTAAAAGTGACATTGGAAGCCATTCCCAGCCTGCTGCTCATCATCATTGTAATCGGCGGTATCGTGGGAGGCATCTTCACTGCCACTGAGGGAGCAGGTATCTGCGTGCTTTACTGCCTGATTCTTTCCATCTGTTACAAGAGCCTTACCGTGAAGTCCTTCATGAAGATTCTAGTAAGCAGCTCATGCACCAGCGGCATCATCCTGTTCCTGATATCCGCTTCCTCCGCCATGTCCTTTGTCATGGCATACTCAGGAATCCCGGCAGCCATCAGCGAGGGCATCATGTCCATATCCACCAACAAATACGTGATCCTGCTGCTGATGAACATAATCCTGATGGTTGTGGGAATGTTTATGGATATCACGCCGGCTATCCTGATTTTTACTCCTATTTTCCTTCCTATCGCCCAGAGTTTAGGAATGACTGACATTCAGTTCGGCGTCATGTTAATCTTCAATATGTGCCTGGGCAACATCACGCCTCCTGTTGGTTCCGTACTGTTCGTGGGCTGCGGCATCAGCAAAATCAGCATTGAACAGGTGACCAGAACGCTGCTTCCCTACTTTGCGGTACTGTTCCTCCTGCTTATGGCCGTTACCTATATACCGGCGCTGTCGCTGGGTATTCCGGGCCTGATGGGATTAATTTAG
- a CDS encoding amino acid ABC transporter permease, with protein MKLDFTSVWQYWPFLYHGALLTLKITAICAVLGFLLGIVLALVKISKYKPLIWFGRFYTSIFRGTPLLVQLCIVHFGLPQLLGFTLTTTQSGILTFTLNSAAYVSEIFRGGIMGVDKGQYEASMSLGIGYGDMMKDIIIPQAVKHILPSLVNEAIALLKESSILSYIGAVELLRAADQITVLTFRFFEPYLVIAVIYYVFVMILSAVASRLERWVNRSDRVS; from the coding sequence ATGAAATTAGATTTTACCAGCGTTTGGCAATACTGGCCATTCCTATACCATGGAGCACTGCTCACCCTGAAGATTACGGCAATCTGCGCCGTGCTGGGGTTTTTGCTGGGCATCGTACTGGCTCTTGTTAAAATCAGCAAATATAAACCTCTCATATGGTTCGGAAGGTTTTATACATCCATTTTCAGGGGAACGCCTCTCCTGGTACAGCTGTGTATTGTCCATTTTGGACTGCCGCAGCTGCTGGGTTTCACACTGACCACCACCCAGTCCGGAATCCTTACATTTACACTGAACTCCGCAGCCTATGTCTCGGAAATATTCCGTGGAGGAATCATGGGTGTGGACAAGGGACAGTATGAGGCGTCCATGTCACTGGGGATTGGCTATGGGGATATGATGAAGGACATCATCATTCCGCAGGCTGTGAAGCACATACTTCCCAGCCTGGTAAATGAGGCCATTGCCCTGTTAAAGGAGTCTTCCATCCTGTCCTACATCGGTGCGGTGGAGCTTTTAAGGGCTGCGGACCAGATTACGGTCCTGACCTTCCGGTTCTTTGAACCCTACCTGGTCATTGCGGTTATTTATTACGTATTTGTCATGATATTGTCGGCAGTTGCCAGCCGTCTGGAAAGGTGGGTGAACAGAAGTGATAGAGTTTCGTGA
- a CDS encoding SOS response-associated peptidase — MCGRYHFSAELLDEIRDITEQKDWKLELGVLDRDIHPGDMAPVIVAALEEASNVPAPAKNAGTASYAGRGGSLRVCRQKWGYPGPGGKGLVFNARSESVFEKRMFRDSVSMRRAVIPVSWFYEWNKNKEKFTFTKEGSRILFLAGFYGRYEDGEHFVILTTQANASMAPVHSRMPLVLEREQVREWILDSAKTKELLGQEPPQLERDCEYEQQTLF, encoded by the coding sequence ATGTGCGGCAGATATCATTTCAGCGCGGAGTTATTAGATGAGATAAGAGACATAACGGAGCAGAAGGACTGGAAACTGGAACTGGGAGTTCTGGACCGGGACATCCATCCGGGCGACATGGCGCCGGTCATTGTGGCAGCCCTGGAAGAGGCATCTAATGTACCGGCCCCGGCAAAGAACGCCGGGACAGCTTCTTACGCGGGCCGGGGCGGGAGTCTGCGGGTCTGCAGGCAGAAATGGGGGTATCCCGGGCCGGGCGGAAAGGGGCTGGTTTTTAATGCCAGGTCAGAGTCGGTGTTTGAAAAGCGGATGTTCCGGGACAGTGTGAGCATGCGCCGGGCAGTGATCCCGGTTTCTTGGTTTTATGAGTGGAATAAGAATAAAGAGAAATTTACATTCACTAAGGAAGGGAGCCGGATTCTGTTCCTGGCAGGATTTTATGGCAGGTATGAGGACGGGGAACACTTCGTTATACTGACCACCCAGGCCAATGCGTCCATGGCCCCTGTCCACAGCCGTATGCCTCTGGTTCTTGAGAGGGAACAGGTTAGGGAATGGATTCTGGACAGTGCAAAGACAAAGGAACTGCTGGGCCAGGAACCGCCCCAGCTGGAAAGGGATTGTGAGTATGAGCAGCAGACCTTGTTCTGA
- a CDS encoding amino acid ABC transporter ATP-binding protein, whose protein sequence is MIEFRDVHKSFGNLEVLKGINLNIEKGQVVTLIGPSGSGKSTILRCINLLEKPTKGQVFIDSTDITVPKADIQAVRKNIGMVFQHFNLFPHMTVMENMTYAPVKVNKIPKDKAAENALELLKLVGLVEKADAYPGKLSGGQKQRIAIARALAMEPQIMLFDEPTSALDPEMVKEVLEVIKNLAHTGITMALVTHEMGFAREVSDRICFIDDGQIVEDANPDEFFKNPKSDRARGFLEKVL, encoded by the coding sequence GTGATAGAGTTTCGTGATGTGCATAAAAGCTTCGGTAACCTGGAAGTATTAAAGGGGATTAACCTGAATATTGAGAAGGGCCAGGTGGTTACGCTGATTGGTCCCTCAGGATCCGGTAAGTCCACCATCTTAAGATGCATCAACCTGTTAGAAAAGCCCACCAAGGGTCAGGTGTTCATAGACAGTACGGATATTACGGTTCCAAAGGCTGATATCCAGGCTGTCAGAAAGAATATCGGCATGGTGTTCCAGCATTTTAACCTGTTTCCCCATATGACGGTCATGGAAAATATGACCTATGCCCCGGTGAAGGTGAACAAGATACCAAAGGACAAGGCAGCGGAAAACGCCCTGGAGCTTCTGAAACTGGTGGGTCTGGTGGAGAAGGCGGACGCCTATCCTGGAAAGCTGTCCGGCGGCCAGAAGCAGAGAATTGCCATAGCCAGGGCCCTGGCCATGGAGCCGCAGATTATGCTGTTTGATGAACCCACCAGCGCCCTGGACCCGGAGATGGTAAAGGAGGTTCTGGAGGTCATTAAGAACCTGGCTCATACAGGCATTACCATGGCCCTGGTAACCCATGAGATGGGATTTGCCAGGGAGGTATCGGACCGCATCTGTTTTATAGATGACGGGCAGATAGTGGAGGACGCCAACCCGGATGAGTTCTTTAAGAATCCCAAGAGCGACAGAGCCAGAGGATTTTTGGAGAAGGTGCTGTAG
- a CDS encoding polysaccharide deacetylase family protein has product MMTWPDNKRIAVMMAFDLDAETMWTTRGDGNHDHITNLSRGAYGPKQGVPRILDMLDVYGVKATFFIPGVIAEHYPLVVKEISRRGHEIGFHGYLHEESTATSYEEEDATMTRCETIIKDLTGQSIAGHRGPGGVIHDYSLRLFLEHGYLYSSNWRDSDGPFIHTIDGRQVPLVELPKDSIFDDTAYDFYTDSAPERYELKSPREMLEIWKDEFDSLAAEGRMINFVLHPQFIGRASRVNMLSELIGYMLSHGAWIDTNRAVAEYVLENRDLLKPDR; this is encoded by the coding sequence ATGATGACCTGGCCTGACAACAAGCGTATCGCTGTCATGATGGCATTTGATCTGGACGCAGAGACCATGTGGACCACCAGAGGCGACGGCAACCATGACCATATAACCAACTTATCCCGGGGCGCATACGGCCCCAAGCAGGGCGTACCCAGAATCCTGGACATGCTGGATGTGTATGGGGTAAAGGCAACCTTTTTCATTCCCGGCGTTATAGCGGAACATTATCCCCTGGTGGTAAAGGAAATCAGCCGCAGGGGCCATGAAATCGGATTTCACGGATACCTCCATGAGGAATCCACCGCCACTTCCTACGAGGAGGAAGATGCCACCATGACCCGCTGCGAGACCATTATAAAGGATCTGACCGGACAGTCCATAGCAGGACACCGCGGACCGGGTGGCGTGATACACGATTACAGCCTGAGACTGTTTCTGGAGCACGGCTACCTATACAGCTCCAATTGGAGGGACTCCGACGGTCCCTTTATCCATACCATAGACGGCCGGCAGGTTCCTCTGGTAGAGCTTCCCAAGGATTCTATTTTTGACGATACCGCATACGATTTTTACACGGATTCTGCTCCGGAACGGTATGAACTGAAATCCCCCCGGGAAATGTTAGAAATCTGGAAGGATGAATTTGATTCCCTGGCAGCGGAAGGCAGGATGATTAACTTTGTCCTCCATCCACAGTTCATAGGACGCGCCAGCCGGGTAAACATGCTCAGTGAGCTTATAGGCTATATGCTGTCCCATGGGGCCTGGATTGATACCAACCGGGCAGTGGCGGAGTATGTGCTGGAAAACCGGGATTTATTAAAGCCTGACAGATAA
- a CDS encoding substrate-binding periplasmic protein, which translates to MKKIALLLCAVLTAGALTACSGGADATTAVSQAAAQEAADKDGAGKDAAETPAAGAEEKSDEAGENSADTATENPFSGKTVKVGCSATFVPFESIEMAADGSKTYVGMNIDIVKAVVEKNGGQVEFVDMPFKSLMAAIQAGQIDFCSGGMAPTAEREKTLDFSEIFFYPRNAIVYRAEDNYPDLDSLKGKKIAYVFGTNYQQVAESVEGAVTVGIQGSPACIEEVKSKRADACIVDGAGATEFLKNNEGLKLSLMDKVDDDCFAIGFPKESPYYETFNNTLKEMMENGELDDIIASHLSEQFILD; encoded by the coding sequence ATGAAAAAAATTGCACTATTGCTGTGCGCTGTTCTGACAGCAGGCGCACTCACCGCATGTTCCGGCGGGGCAGATGCCACCACGGCCGTTTCTCAGGCCGCCGCCCAGGAGGCTGCGGACAAGGACGGGGCAGGTAAGGACGCGGCGGAGACCCCGGCGGCAGGAGCTGAGGAGAAGTCAGATGAAGCAGGAGAGAATTCCGCGGACACTGCCACAGAGAATCCATTTTCCGGCAAAACCGTGAAGGTGGGCTGTTCCGCTACCTTTGTTCCGTTTGAATCCATCGAGATGGCGGCAGACGGAAGCAAGACCTATGTAGGTATGAATATTGATATTGTAAAGGCTGTTGTGGAAAAAAACGGCGGCCAGGTGGAATTTGTGGACATGCCCTTTAAGAGCCTGATGGCTGCTATCCAGGCCGGCCAGATTGATTTCTGCAGCGGCGGTATGGCGCCTACGGCAGAGAGGGAGAAAACACTGGATTTCAGCGAAATCTTCTTCTATCCCAGAAATGCCATTGTGTACAGGGCAGAGGATAATTACCCGGATTTGGATTCTCTGAAGGGTAAGAAGATTGCCTATGTGTTCGGCACCAACTACCAGCAGGTAGCGGAGAGCGTGGAAGGGGCGGTGACCGTTGGCATCCAGGGCAGCCCTGCCTGTATCGAGGAAGTAAAGAGTAAGAGGGCCGACGCGTGTATCGTTGACGGCGCAGGCGCAACAGAGTTCTTAAAGAACAACGAGGGGCTTAAACTGAGCCTTATGGATAAGGTGGATGATGACTGTTTTGCCATCGGTTTCCCCAAGGAATCCCCTTACTATGAGACATTTAACAACACACTGAAGGAAATGATGGAAAACGGAGAACTGGATGATATCATCGCAAGCCATTTAAGCGAACAGTTCATCCTGGACTAA
- the gcvPB gene encoding aminomethyl-transferring glycine dehydrogenase subunit GcvPB gives MKLVFEKGSAGRRLDLISPCDVPQVSFEKAHIREKQPRLPHMSENEISRHYTELAKRSHGVNDGFYPLGSCTMKYNPKVNEEAAALKGFRGVHPLQPEATVQGSMEVLYLAEKYLCEITGMDAMTFQPAAGAHGEFTGLLLIKAYHVHHNDTKRTKIIVPDSAHGTNPASASMCGYDVVSIPSREDGCVDLEQLKAAVGEDTAGLMLTNPNTVGLFDKNILEITKIVHDAGGLCYYDGANLNAVMGIVRPGDMGFDVVHLNLHKTFSTPHGGGGPGSGPVGCKEILKPFIPGVRVEKEEDTYHFVKAQDSLGDVKMFYGNFLVVVKALSYILTLGKEGIPEAARNAVLNANYMRVKLSDVYDMAYNETCMHEFVMSLEKMKHDKDISAMDIAKALLDYGIHPPTMYFPLIVHEALMVEPTETESRETLDEAIEVFHKIYEQALADPEALHSAPHLTPIGRPDEVTAARKPVLRYTWE, from the coding sequence ATGAAACTTGTATTTGAAAAAGGGTCAGCCGGGAGAAGACTGGATTTAATCAGTCCCTGTGACGTGCCACAGGTATCTTTTGAAAAAGCACATATCCGTGAGAAACAGCCCCGCCTTCCGCACATGTCGGAAAATGAAATAAGCCGCCATTATACGGAGCTGGCAAAGCGTTCCCACGGTGTCAACGACGGTTTCTATCCTCTGGGTTCCTGTACCATGAAGTACAATCCCAAGGTAAATGAGGAAGCAGCCGCTTTAAAGGGTTTTAGGGGAGTCCATCCGCTGCAGCCGGAGGCTACGGTGCAGGGTTCCATGGAAGTTTTATATCTGGCGGAGAAATATCTCTGCGAAATCACGGGCATGGATGCAATGACATTCCAGCCGGCAGCAGGCGCACACGGTGAGTTTACAGGACTGCTTTTAATCAAGGCATACCATGTACATCACAATGACACCAAACGTACCAAAATTATTGTTCCCGACTCTGCCCACGGAACCAATCCGGCCAGTGCGTCCATGTGCGGCTACGACGTGGTGAGCATTCCGTCCAGGGAGGACGGCTGCGTGGATCTGGAGCAGTTAAAGGCAGCGGTAGGGGAGGACACAGCCGGTCTGATGCTGACCAACCCCAATACCGTGGGATTATTTGACAAGAACATTCTGGAGATTACCAAAATCGTACATGATGCAGGCGGACTGTGCTATTATGACGGCGCCAACCTGAACGCGGTTATGGGCATTGTGCGGCCGGGTGACATGGGATTTGACGTGGTCCATCTGAACCTGCACAAGACATTCTCCACACCTCACGGCGGCGGCGGGCCAGGAAGCGGTCCTGTGGGCTGCAAGGAAATCTTAAAGCCCTTTATACCTGGCGTGCGTGTGGAAAAGGAAGAGGATACATACCACTTTGTGAAGGCGCAGGATTCCCTTGGGGATGTGAAGATGTTCTACGGCAACTTCCTGGTGGTGGTTAAGGCATTGTCCTATATCCTGACCCTTGGAAAGGAGGGCATCCCGGAGGCTGCCCGCAATGCAGTGCTGAATGCCAACTATATGAGGGTGAAGCTGTCGGATGTCTATGACATGGCCTACAACGAGACCTGCATGCATGAGTTTGTCATGAGTCTGGAGAAGATGAAGCATGACAAGGATATATCCGCTATGGATATCGCCAAGGCCCTTCTGGATTACGGCATCCATCCGCCGACCATGTACTTCCCGCTGATTGTACATGAGGCGCTGATGGTGGAGCCTACTGAGACAGAGTCCAGGGAGACACTGGATGAGGCAATCGAGGTATTCCATAAGATTTACGAGCAGGCCCTGGCAGATCCTGAGGCACTTCACAGTGCGCCCCACCTTACACCGATTGGAAGACCGGATGAGGTTACGGCGGCCCGTAAGCCGGTACTGCGCTATACATGGGAATGA
- a CDS encoding lipoate--protein ligase: protein MINRLVWMETDNTYPYRNLAMEEYMTLHVPQGTCILYLWQNRHTVVIGKNQNCWRECRVNFLEQENGYLVRRLSGGGAVFHDLGNLNFTFIVGAGDYDVSRQLDVILEAVRSLGIHAEKTGRNDITVDGRKFSGNAFYRTGDGCYHHGTILIRADKENMSRYLNVSKEKLASKGVTSVKSRVANLCEFKPDITLEEVKSALVEAFSKVYGQPAVRMEEGELPQPDIDARTEKFASWQWKYGRKIPFEYEMEKRFPWGNIQIQFHVDEGMIQDVNVFSDAMDQEMIGMLAEQLKGCAYAEEDICRAVKAMGTDAFQAGEYTGADEPQSCRIKEDIMTLVRESL from the coding sequence ATGATAAACAGACTTGTGTGGATGGAGACAGATAATACATACCCCTACCGGAATCTGGCCATGGAGGAATACATGACCCTTCATGTTCCCCAGGGAACCTGCATTCTGTATCTGTGGCAGAACCGCCATACGGTGGTGATAGGAAAGAACCAGAATTGCTGGAGGGAATGCAGGGTGAATTTCCTGGAACAGGAGAACGGATATTTAGTGCGCCGGCTCTCCGGCGGAGGCGCGGTGTTCCACGATCTGGGGAATCTGAATTTTACATTTATTGTGGGCGCCGGCGATTATGATGTTTCACGGCAGCTGGATGTAATACTGGAAGCCGTAAGGAGTCTGGGAATCCATGCTGAGAAGACGGGGCGTAATGATATCACGGTGGATGGACGCAAGTTCTCAGGCAACGCATTTTACAGAACAGGGGACGGCTGCTACCATCACGGAACCATACTGATACGGGCGGACAAGGAAAATATGTCGCGGTATCTGAATGTATCAAAAGAGAAGCTGGCCTCCAAAGGAGTGACCTCTGTAAAGTCCAGGGTGGCCAATTTATGCGAGTTTAAGCCGGATATCACATTGGAGGAAGTAAAGTCGGCGTTGGTGGAGGCATTTTCCAAGGTTTATGGTCAGCCTGCCGTAAGGATGGAGGAAGGGGAGCTGCCTCAGCCGGACATAGATGCCCGGACAGAGAAATTTGCTTCCTGGCAGTGGAAATACGGAAGGAAGATCCCCTTTGAGTATGAAATGGAGAAACGGTTTCCATGGGGCAATATCCAGATACAGTTTCATGTGGATGAAGGCATGATACAGGATGTGAATGTATTTTCAGACGCCATGGACCAGGAGATGATCGGAATGCTGGCTGAACAGCTTAAGGGCTGCGCCTATGCGGAGGAGGATATATGCAGGGCGGTAAAAGCCATGGGAACAGACGCGTTTCAGGCAGGGGAATATACGGGCGCGGATGAACCGCAGTCATGCCGGATAAAAGAGGATATCATGACCCTTGTGAGGGAATCGCTGTAA